One window of the Anaeromyxobacter sp. genome contains the following:
- a CDS encoding DMT family transporter codes for MKHRLLLLAAAVLWSTGGAAIKSSGLSAWQVAGGRSLVAGLLLFALVPATRRRPTWLSFGVAVAYLFTVVLFVLATKLTTAANAIFIQDTAPLWVLLLSPWLLREHPTRAELWSVPVFGLGLGLFFLDQLTPGQVTGNLVALASGVAFAFSIMGLRRLGQGGPAALVLGNALAALVTLPLWSQGPAATPLDLWLVAYLGVFQLGLSYLCFTRGLEGTPAVEAALLILLEPILNPVWTWLFTGERPGPWAVAGGAVILAATTWRTVQPALVGRPARP; via the coding sequence GTGAAGCACCGCCTGCTCCTGCTCGCCGCGGCGGTCCTCTGGTCCACCGGGGGCGCCGCCATCAAGTCCAGCGGGCTCAGCGCCTGGCAGGTGGCCGGCGGTCGCTCGCTGGTGGCCGGGCTGCTGCTCTTCGCCCTGGTGCCGGCCACCCGGCGCCGCCCCACCTGGCTCTCCTTCGGCGTGGCGGTGGCCTACCTCTTCACGGTGGTGCTGTTCGTCCTGGCCACCAAGCTGACCACCGCGGCCAACGCCATCTTCATCCAGGACACCGCGCCGCTGTGGGTGCTGCTGCTCTCCCCCTGGCTGCTGCGCGAGCACCCCACCCGCGCCGAGCTCTGGTCGGTGCCGGTCTTCGGCCTGGGGCTGGGGCTGTTCTTCCTGGACCAGCTCACGCCGGGCCAGGTGACGGGCAACCTGGTGGCGCTGGCCTCCGGGGTGGCCTTCGCCTTCTCCATCATGGGGCTGCGCCGGCTCGGCCAGGGCGGCCCGGCCGCGCTGGTGCTGGGCAACGCCCTGGCGGCGCTGGTGACCCTGCCGCTCTGGTCGCAGGGGCCCGCCGCCACCCCCCTCGACCTCTGGCTGGTGGCCTACCTGGGCGTCTTCCAGCTGGGGCTCTCCTACCTGTGCTTCACCCGCGGCCTGGAGGGGACCCCGGCGGTGGAGGCGGCGCTGCTCATCCTGCTGGAGCCCATCCTCAACCCGGTCTGGACCTGGCTCTTTACCGGCGAGCGGCCCGGCCCCTGGGCGGTGGCGGGCG